From Nicotiana tabacum cultivar K326 chromosome 20, ASM71507v2, whole genome shotgun sequence, one genomic window encodes:
- the LOC107800431 gene encoding uncharacterized protein LOC107800431 isoform X2: MATELEELIGFLSSPSPPVKKLAVDIVRDYTGSEDGLESLGKYSTIVLPSLSRLLGEKKVVSEPVAQALVNLSQKPELAGKMVEMHMVKTSMETLYKQDCEITTLLIMLLVNLTQLDAGIDSLLQSADEKMHGLYVMKLVRSFCLSSDEGEGDPFEHVASVLVNISKKELGRKLLLDPKRGPLIKQIVQQFHSKSLLRKKGVAGTIRNCCFEAESQVLNLLLISEFLWPALLLPVAGNKVYSKEDTRKMPQELASALSIEREPVTDPEIRVQALEAIYLLILQEAGRRAFWSVNGPRILQVGYQDEEDPKAMEAYERAGSLLLQEGGLDEATETSS; encoded by the exons ATGGCAACGGAGCTAGAAGAATTGATTGGctttctctcttccccttcccCTCCA gtgAAAAAATTAGCGGTTGATATTGTTCGTGATTACACTGGTTCTGAGGATGGCTTGGAATCTCTTGGAAAGTATTCCACAATTGTGCTTCCCTCTCTGTCACGTCTTCTTGGCGAAAAAAAG GTGGTTTCTGAACCTGTGGCTCAAGCACTGGTAAATCTGTCACAAAAGCCAGAGTTGGCAGGTAAGATGGTTGAGATGCATATGGTTAAGACGTCGATGGAGACCCTGTACAAGCAAGATTGTGAAATCACAACTCTGCTGATTATGCTCCTTGTTAATCTCACACAGCTGGATGCTGGTATTGATTCTTTGCTTCAG TCTGCAGATGAGAAGATGCATGGCTTATATGTCATGAAGCTTGTGAGATCATTTTGTTTGTCCTCCGATGAGGGTGAAG GTGATCCCTTTGAACATGTGGCTTCTGTACTTGTTAACATTTCCAAGAAGGAACTGGGAAGAAAGCTTCTGCTTGATCCAAAACGAGGCCCTCTAATAAAGCAAATAGTCCAGCAGTTTCATTCTAAGAGCTTGTTGAGAAAGAAAGGG GTCGCAGGAACCATCCGCAACTGCTGCTTTGAAGCAGAGAGCCAGGTTCTAAATTTGCTTTTAATTTCTGAGTTCTTGTGGCCAGCTCTGCTCCTGCCTGTTGCTGGAAATAAG GTTTATAGTAAGGAAGACACTCGTAAAATGCCACAGGAGCTTGCAAGTGCACTCTCAATAGAGCGAGAACCTGTTACTGATCCGGAAATTCGTGTGCAGGCGCTAGAGGCTATTTATTTGCTCATATTACAG GAAGCAGGCCGAAGAGCATTTTGGTCAGTGAATGGTCCCCGGATATTGCAAGTCGGCTATCAAGACGAGGAAGATCCTAAAGCAATGGAAGCGTATGAACGAGCTGGCTCCTTG CTACTTCAAGAGGGTGGCCTCGATGAAGCAACAGAGACATCATCATAG
- the LOC107800431 gene encoding uncharacterized protein LOC107800431 isoform X1, producing MATELEELIGFLSSPSPPVKKLAVDIVRDYTGSEDGLESLGKYSTIVLPSLSRLLGEKKVVSEPVAQALVNLSQKPELAGKMVEMHMVKTSMETLYKQDCEITTLLIMLLVNLTQLDAGIDSLLQSADEKMHGLYVMKLVRSFCLSSDEGEGDPFEHVASVLVNISKKELGRKLLLDPKRGPLIKQIVQQFHSKSLLRKKGVAGTIRNCCFEAESQVLNLLLISEFLWPALLLPVAGNKVSIGNSLSTFKVYSKEDTRKMPQELASALSIEREPVTDPEIRVQALEAIYLLILQEAGRRAFWSVNGPRILQVGYQDEEDPKAMEAYERAGSLLLQEGGLDEATETSS from the exons ATGGCAACGGAGCTAGAAGAATTGATTGGctttctctcttccccttcccCTCCA gtgAAAAAATTAGCGGTTGATATTGTTCGTGATTACACTGGTTCTGAGGATGGCTTGGAATCTCTTGGAAAGTATTCCACAATTGTGCTTCCCTCTCTGTCACGTCTTCTTGGCGAAAAAAAG GTGGTTTCTGAACCTGTGGCTCAAGCACTGGTAAATCTGTCACAAAAGCCAGAGTTGGCAGGTAAGATGGTTGAGATGCATATGGTTAAGACGTCGATGGAGACCCTGTACAAGCAAGATTGTGAAATCACAACTCTGCTGATTATGCTCCTTGTTAATCTCACACAGCTGGATGCTGGTATTGATTCTTTGCTTCAG TCTGCAGATGAGAAGATGCATGGCTTATATGTCATGAAGCTTGTGAGATCATTTTGTTTGTCCTCCGATGAGGGTGAAG GTGATCCCTTTGAACATGTGGCTTCTGTACTTGTTAACATTTCCAAGAAGGAACTGGGAAGAAAGCTTCTGCTTGATCCAAAACGAGGCCCTCTAATAAAGCAAATAGTCCAGCAGTTTCATTCTAAGAGCTTGTTGAGAAAGAAAGGG GTCGCAGGAACCATCCGCAACTGCTGCTTTGAAGCAGAGAGCCAGGTTCTAAATTTGCTTTTAATTTCTGAGTTCTTGTGGCCAGCTCTGCTCCTGCCTGTTGCTGGAAATAAG gtgtctatcggaaacagcctatCTACCTtcaag GTTTATAGTAAGGAAGACACTCGTAAAATGCCACAGGAGCTTGCAAGTGCACTCTCAATAGAGCGAGAACCTGTTACTGATCCGGAAATTCGTGTGCAGGCGCTAGAGGCTATTTATTTGCTCATATTACAG GAAGCAGGCCGAAGAGCATTTTGGTCAGTGAATGGTCCCCGGATATTGCAAGTCGGCTATCAAGACGAGGAAGATCCTAAAGCAATGGAAGCGTATGAACGAGCTGGCTCCTTG CTACTTCAAGAGGGTGGCCTCGATGAAGCAACAGAGACATCATCATAG
- the LOC107800431 gene encoding uncharacterized protein LOC107800431 isoform X3, translating to MATELEELIGFLSSPSPPVKKLAVDIVRDYTGSEDGLESLGKYSTIVLPSLSRLLGEKKVVSEPVAQALVNLSQKPELAGKMVEMHMVKTSMETLYKQDCEITTLLIMLLVNLTQLDAGIDSLLQSADEKMHGLYVMKLVRSFCLSSDEGEGDPFEHVASVLVNISKKELGRKLLLDPKRGPLIKQIVQQFHSKSLLRKKGVAGTIRNCCFEAESQVYSKEDTRKMPQELASALSIEREPVTDPEIRVQALEAIYLLILQEAGRRAFWSVNGPRILQVGYQDEEDPKAMEAYERAGSLLLQEGGLDEATETSS from the exons ATGGCAACGGAGCTAGAAGAATTGATTGGctttctctcttccccttcccCTCCA gtgAAAAAATTAGCGGTTGATATTGTTCGTGATTACACTGGTTCTGAGGATGGCTTGGAATCTCTTGGAAAGTATTCCACAATTGTGCTTCCCTCTCTGTCACGTCTTCTTGGCGAAAAAAAG GTGGTTTCTGAACCTGTGGCTCAAGCACTGGTAAATCTGTCACAAAAGCCAGAGTTGGCAGGTAAGATGGTTGAGATGCATATGGTTAAGACGTCGATGGAGACCCTGTACAAGCAAGATTGTGAAATCACAACTCTGCTGATTATGCTCCTTGTTAATCTCACACAGCTGGATGCTGGTATTGATTCTTTGCTTCAG TCTGCAGATGAGAAGATGCATGGCTTATATGTCATGAAGCTTGTGAGATCATTTTGTTTGTCCTCCGATGAGGGTGAAG GTGATCCCTTTGAACATGTGGCTTCTGTACTTGTTAACATTTCCAAGAAGGAACTGGGAAGAAAGCTTCTGCTTGATCCAAAACGAGGCCCTCTAATAAAGCAAATAGTCCAGCAGTTTCATTCTAAGAGCTTGTTGAGAAAGAAAGGG GTCGCAGGAACCATCCGCAACTGCTGCTTTGAAGCAGAGAGCCAG GTTTATAGTAAGGAAGACACTCGTAAAATGCCACAGGAGCTTGCAAGTGCACTCTCAATAGAGCGAGAACCTGTTACTGATCCGGAAATTCGTGTGCAGGCGCTAGAGGCTATTTATTTGCTCATATTACAG GAAGCAGGCCGAAGAGCATTTTGGTCAGTGAATGGTCCCCGGATATTGCAAGTCGGCTATCAAGACGAGGAAGATCCTAAAGCAATGGAAGCGTATGAACGAGCTGGCTCCTTG CTACTTCAAGAGGGTGGCCTCGATGAAGCAACAGAGACATCATCATAG